AGTCTGGGGTTTCCATTTATGTAAATTGGATTCTTATCAGTGTatgttggttgttgtttttttgacaaGACACATGTCACTCTTGCTATGAGATCAACCCCAACCAAATAACAAGTCAACCAGCTTGGACAGTGATATCTGCACTTATtgttaagaatttttttaattgaGAACTGGCTTGTTAGATGGAATTTCTTCCTACCCCTCGGcacctccacccccacccaccccaattatcacAAGCTCCCACCAAGTGGGATGTGTGTCAGTCTCAGGAGCAGAAAGGAAATAGCAAACATCTTAAGGCTGCATCACACAAACTAAACCCAAAGTAAAAATAACTTCTTCAGCCAAAACTGGGCCACCTTTTGGAAAACGTCAACTAATATTTAACAAGGACATCTATTTTCAAACAGGCTTCTATATTTCCACACGTTTTCTTTCTGAGGTGATGACGCATGATCAGTAGCTTCACTGAATTTTGAATCGGGGCGCGGGCCAGTCGGGGTGGGGGGGCAGAGAAGTGAGAACGTCTGGACAATGGAAGGGCGAGAATCAGAAAGAACGAATGTTTTCACAGTAAACCAAAATTAAAGTGCAGCAAGTGTTCAAGTAGGCTAACGAGGCTAAACGGGCAGGGTGGAGTTTGGTTTCGTCATCTTTTGGAGGCTCTGCGGGGGTCCCTCCCATTACTCATTGTGCTTTGTAAGGGACGAGCATTGTTAGACAACACAGGGGCGAGAGGAGCGGGGGCCCGTCCACCAGACCTCCCAGAACCTGCATAGGTGGGGGCATGATTATAAGCATTGGACAATCCACTCAACTCTGATCCAGTCGGCAAACCATttcctgaaaagaaaaaaaaagaaaacgttttttttaaaactgccatcaaaactttttactttCTCAAGCCACATTTCTTTAGCAGTGGAGACTGCCAATGCTCAAAAGAGCCACTTCCTAACTAGGGAGCATGAAGTTGCCAAGAGCTGGAGAAATCACCAGTGGAGACCACAAGGCCCCAAGAGACCACTTGCCATGCAATGGTAATCAATGCACCAGAAAAACAAGCGGTCCTAATGACATAGCAGGATCTTGGGAGAGATTCTGTGTAATGCAGGTAATTCCTGCTAAATCTATAAACAGGcactaaaattaattaaaagaagtTAACATAGCATATCACCATCTAAGTCTGTTTTCTAACCtcagcaatttttaaaatgtgggggCTTGAAGACAATGGCTgggatattctgggagttgaagttcacacattttAAAAGTTGTTAACACGATGGTGCAAAATCTTTACTGGATGTTAACTTACCGGGAACAATTTCCTTACAAAGATTATGCAGTAAGAAACTTTTTTTATTGATTCAAGCTTTCAGTTAAATAAATTGGGTTGCGTCCTCTGATCAGGAACTTGAGGTTCTTTAAACTCAGTTCCCTATATGTTCTCCCCAGCAAGTTGCCCCGATAAAATGGTTTGTGTATATGGAGCTATACTGAAGGAATCAAGATACCTGGTCTGTCCATAACCTATTTGTGAAATGAAATTGTGGAATTGAAGAGGTAAACTGACACTGATATTACCAAAATGTGACTGGACAATGAGCATTGAATACTCCTCCGAGATTTGTCTAGCAAACATTtggatttattattttaatttattttatttcatttctatagCTTCCCATCTCAGTCAATGATTTTGGGGTCATTATTAGTGACGAGTCCAGAGCTAGGAAGGTAAAGTCAACTTGCTGTTTAAGTTTGAATCTTCGGAGTCTTCAGAGGGGGgggggtatacaaatctaataaattattattattattatcatcatcatcatcatcaaatttGGCTTTAATAATTATGGTTAATCCAGGATCAAGCCAAAGCTAATTGTAGTTTCTTagctttgctttttaaaatcaacCACAATTTAAACGAAAGCATCTTCCCAAATAGCCATTCCATGCTTTCTCCTACTTCCCATACATTTACTTACCAGTTGGACCAAAAGTACAAGTACCCGAATTAGCTGACAGAATGGAATTATTAGCCTGCTCACCTTGTGCcttgaaaaagaaatgcaaaagggGGGGAAGTATTAAGAAaacaaacatttttgaaaaagttATATTCCGCTCCACCCCCAGTCATTTAAAAGCCCATTCTTCCCATGCATCTCCCATGGAGATGCAAATATATATGGAGCTGCATGTGACAAACCTACCACTTTATTCGGCTGCCCAGGGTGATCTGAATTGGGTTCACTGAAGTTGGGCACTTCTGAATACACCATGCAGAACCTGTACAGAAAAACAAACTTATGAGAGAATGAAGTTTCTTGCTGCAACTATTTATGCAACTTCTATCCAGTTTCCGGTAATAAACCTCAGAGGCAGCCAGAAAGGGCTACAAGACCACAAATGAGAAATACAGTCCTCAAATTCGATGTCTTAGCTTATCCAAAGTTTAGGCCCCGAAAAAACTAAGTCTTCTACAAACCATGGGACTGGCTTCTAAGGTTGCAATTCTAAGATCCCACTTCCTTCTGTTGTAGATGCCTGTGTATTTAACATTCTAATCATTTCTGCGGAAGCATACACACCAAGGCTACAACCCTTTGTACGTTTCCCTGAGAGGGAGATTCCACTGAGTCATGAATGCCTCATTTGTACCAAAACTTGCCATACACAGAAGACACAGTAAAGCTAGTGTGCAACAAGTTCCAAAGAGAAGTGTTTTAAGATCAAGTTAACATTCCAAAAATATGTAAGTGCACCCCAAAATTCTGCATATTAAGTTGCACGTTAAAACCTCTTCTACCGAACAATTGTATTTTGGGTCCGAGTCTACTGCGAGGTAGAATCTATTAAGTGACAATGCGCTCAGCAGAATCCAAAACAAATGTATTTCAATCTCTGGCATCACTTAGCCTCCCCAAACTAAAATCAGATAGCTGTCTTTTTTAGAAATGTATACTGTACTAATCTTCTCTAAATCCAGACGATCAGGCAATCAGCCCTGTTTTTGCTAAAATACCCACCCTATGCTGT
This genomic window from Erythrolamprus reginae isolate rEryReg1 chromosome 1, rEryReg1.hap1, whole genome shotgun sequence contains:
- the NABP1 gene encoding SOSS complex subunit B2: MSMANETYLFIKDIKPGLKNINLVFIVLEIGRVTKTKDGHEVRACKVADKTGSITISVWDELGSLIQPGDIIRLTKGYASLWKGCLTLYTGRGGDLQKIGEFCMVYSEVPNFSEPNSDHPGQPNKVAQGEQANNSILSANSGTCTFGPTGNGLPTGSELSGLSNAYNHAPTYAGSGRSGGRAPAPLAPVLSNNARPLQSTMSNGRDPRRASKR